The following DNA comes from Microbacterium terregens.
AGCGCGCGCTCAGCCGAAGCCCGGTCGTTCGGGTCGGCGTAGTCGGCGGGGTCGGGAACGACGTCGCTCAGCGAGACGCCCTGACCGGGGTTGGTCCCCCACGTCACGAACGGCTCGAGCTCGTCGGCGTCCAGGTAGACCTCGGCGTCGAACACGGCGCCCTCGTCGGTGGGGAGGGTGCGCCAGTAGGCGACAGCATCCTCCCAATCCGTGCCCTTCGGGGCGTGCGGGCGGCCTTCGAGGTACGCGAACGTGGTCTCATCGGGGGCGATCATGCCTGCCCGAGCGCCGGCCTCGATCGACATGTTGCAGATCGTCATGCGCCCCTCCATGGAGAGGGCGCGGATCGCACTGCCTCGGTACTCGAGCACATAGCCCTGACCACCGCCGGTGCCGATCTTCGCGATCACCGCGAGGATGATGTCCTTCGCGGTGACGCCGGTCTTGAGCGTGCCTTCGACGGTGACCGCCATGGTCTTGAACGGCGTGAGCGGCAGTGTCTGCGTCGCCATCACGTGCTCGACTTCGCTCGTCCCGATGCCCAGGGCCATCGCGCCGAACGCGCCGTGCGTGGAGGTGTGCGAGTCGCCGCAGACGACGGTGATGCCCGGCATGGTGAGACCCAGCTGCGGTCCGACGACGTGGACGATGCCCTGCTCTTTGTCGCCGAGCGAGTGCAGGCGCATGCCGAATTCCTCGGCGTTGCGACGCAGCGTCTCGATCTGCGTGCGACTGGTCAGGTCGGCGATCGGCTTGTCGATGTCCAGCGTCGGGGTGTTGTGGTCCTCGGTCGCGATCGTCAGGTCGAGCCGTCGCAGTGGTCGCCCTTCCGCGCGCAGCCCGTCGAAGGCCTGCGGGCTGGTGACCTCGTGCACGAGGTGCAGGTCGATGTAGATCAGGTCGGGCTCGCCGTTTTCGCCCTTGACCACCAGGTGGTCGTCCCACACCTTCTCGGCGAGGGTGCGCGGGGAATCGGGTATGCCGGACGCGTCTGTCGAAGCAATGCTCATGGTCTGTCGTTCTCCAAGGAAGGCGGATCGAGGCCGTGACGAACTCCGCGACGAGGAAGGCCCGAGAACTAGGACTCGCCGCGGCCGCTAAGGAGAAGGAGAGCCCACCGCATCGGGTAAGAATACCACCGGCGCCGGAGAACACGGCGCCGGTGGCAGGGGGCCACACGGCTAGATCGCCGAACGCTGCTCCACCAGCGGGCACGCGAAGGGATCGCGCTCGCCCAGTCCGACCCGGTTGATGTACCGGATGACGATCCCGTACGACTCGAAGAGTCCGGTGGCCGTGTACGGCACGCCGTGCCGGGCGCAGTACTCGCGGACCAGCGGCGAGACGTGCCGCAGGTGGGGGCGCGGCATCGAGGGGAACAGGTGATGTTCGATCTGGTAGTTCAGGCCGCCCATCGCCACATCCAGCACCCAGGTCCCGCGGACGTTGCGGCTCATCAGCACCTGACGGGTGAGGAAGTCGAGTTTGGCGTCCTTCGGCACGAGCGGCATGCCCTTGTGGTTGGGGGCGAAGGCCATCCCCATGTACACCCCGAAGATGCCCAGCTGCACTGCGAGGAACACGACCGCGATGCCGGGCGAGAGCACCACGAAGACGAGCGTCAGGAACCCCGCTATGCGCAGCGTGATGAACGCGATCTCGACCCAGCGTCGCTCCAGCTTCTCTCTGGAGAAGATGCGGCGCACGCCGGACGCGTGCAGCGAGAG
Coding sequences within:
- the leuC gene encoding 3-isopropylmalate dehydratase large subunit, translated to MSIASTDASGIPDSPRTLAEKVWDDHLVVKGENGEPDLIYIDLHLVHEVTSPQAFDGLRAEGRPLRRLDLTIATEDHNTPTLDIDKPIADLTSRTQIETLRRNAEEFGMRLHSLGDKEQGIVHVVGPQLGLTMPGITVVCGDSHTSTHGAFGAMALGIGTSEVEHVMATQTLPLTPFKTMAVTVEGTLKTGVTAKDIILAVIAKIGTGGGQGYVLEYRGSAIRALSMEGRMTICNMSIEAGARAGMIAPDETTFAYLEGRPHAPKGTDWEDAVAYWRTLPTDEGAVFDAEVYLDADELEPFVTWGTNPGQGVSLSDVVPDPADYADPNDRASAERALEYMALTPGTRLKDVPVDAVFMGSCTNSRIEDLRAFASIVQGRTKAEGVRVMVVPGSARVRLEAEAEGLDKVFIEFGAEWRFAGCSMCLGMNPDQLAPGERCASTSNRNFEGRQGKGGRTHLVSPLVAAATAVRGTLSSPSDLEETPIYDSVEPAMTAAGGALDRTSGEA
- a CDS encoding acyl-CoA desaturase produces the protein MSPGIISTKPQTPAPTGSDFTELAAIVRGSGLMRRRYGYYWTKLIAVPVTVAAAVLAFIWIGDTWWQLFTAVAFAVLFTQIAMLGHDAAHRQMFVSGKWNDWVSLILGDLFVGMSYGWWRHKHTRHHANPNKIGVDPDIDLPVISFTPEQARAPRPPIAQWLVAHQGLFFFPILLLEGLSLHASGVRRIFSREKLERRWVEIAFITLRIAGFLTLVFVVLSPGIAVVFLAVQLGIFGVYMGMAFAPNHKGMPLVPKDAKLDFLTRQVLMSRNVRGTWVLDVAMGGLNYQIEHHLFPSMPRPHLRHVSPLVREYCARHGVPYTATGLFESYGIVIRYINRVGLGERDPFACPLVEQRSAI